From Amycolatopsis sp. YIM 10, the proteins below share one genomic window:
- a CDS encoding MFS transporter, with translation MAQPTASAARPKRSREEKKVLASTLAGTTIEWYDFFIYAQAASLVLGPLFLAPVNKSAPGLATVISLATIGISFLFRPLGAIIAGRYGDKLGRKKMLVLTLVLMGAATALIGALPTYGDIGVAAPIALIVLRVVQGFSAGGEWGGAALMAVEHAPEHRRGLFGAYPQVGVPIGLILATGVLWIMTTLTTPAQFQSWGWRVPFLFSVVLIVLGYAIRRAVEESPVFQEMLQRRKESSAPLRDLFKRNTKQVVLTALIFIANNAAGYLVIAYFIAYGTGTLKLSRPSVLLAIVVGSVGWLIFTLYGGALSDRIGRVRTFQLGYGLVFVWMIPLFLLIDTRNIWLFGAAIFVLTIGLGLSYGPMSAMYAEMFPTAVRYSGVSIGYALGAILGGAFAPTIAELLVQNTGWAPSVGIYIMVLCVISFAAVTAVKETKGTDLRVAA, from the coding sequence ATGGCACAACCCACGGCATCCGCCGCGCGGCCGAAGCGGTCGCGCGAGGAGAAGAAGGTGCTGGCCAGCACCCTGGCCGGGACCACCATCGAGTGGTACGACTTCTTCATCTACGCCCAGGCCGCCAGCCTGGTGCTCGGCCCGTTGTTCCTGGCGCCGGTGAACAAGTCGGCACCGGGGCTGGCCACGGTCATCTCACTGGCGACCATCGGCATCAGCTTCCTGTTCCGGCCGCTCGGCGCGATCATCGCCGGCCGCTACGGCGACAAGCTCGGCCGCAAGAAGATGCTGGTGCTGACCCTGGTGCTGATGGGCGCGGCGACCGCGCTGATCGGCGCGCTGCCCACCTACGGCGACATCGGCGTGGCCGCGCCGATCGCGTTGATCGTGCTGCGCGTCGTGCAGGGCTTCTCGGCGGGCGGCGAGTGGGGCGGTGCCGCGCTGATGGCGGTCGAGCACGCGCCGGAGCACCGTCGCGGGCTGTTCGGCGCCTATCCGCAGGTGGGCGTGCCGATCGGGCTGATCCTGGCCACCGGGGTGCTGTGGATCATGACCACGCTGACCACCCCGGCGCAGTTCCAGTCGTGGGGCTGGCGGGTGCCGTTCCTGTTCTCCGTGGTGCTGATCGTGCTCGGTTACGCGATCCGCCGCGCGGTCGAGGAGAGCCCGGTCTTCCAGGAAATGCTCCAGCGCCGCAAGGAATCCTCGGCGCCGCTGCGTGATCTGTTCAAGCGCAACACCAAGCAGGTGGTGCTGACCGCGCTGATCTTCATCGCCAACAACGCCGCGGGTTACCTGGTGATCGCCTACTTCATCGCCTACGGCACCGGCACGCTGAAGCTGTCGCGGCCCTCGGTGCTGCTGGCGATCGTGGTCGGCTCGGTCGGCTGGCTGATCTTCACCCTCTACGGTGGCGCGCTGTCGGACCGGATCGGCCGCGTCCGCACCTTCCAACTCGGCTACGGCCTGGTTTTTGTCTGGATGATCCCGCTGTTCCTGCTCATCGACACGCGCAACATCTGGCTCTTCGGCGCCGCGATCTTCGTGCTGACCATCGGGCTCGGGTTGTCCTACGGCCCGATGTCGGCGATGTACGCGGAGATGTTCCCGACCGCCGTGCGGTACTCCGGGGTGTCGATCGGTTACGCGCTCGGCGCGATCCTCGGTGGCGCGTTCGCACCGACCATCGCCGAACTGCTCGTGCAGAACACCGGCTGGGCGCCCTCGGTCGGCATCTACATCATGGTGCTGTGCGTGATCTCCTTCG
- a CDS encoding MarR family winged helix-turn-helix transcriptional regulator, translating into MSDAADQERIGDEVLVTLVRQLTVESDRFAEMFGEAHGLHRTDLNALAVIMDAARRGAPMSPSRLAGALHLSASATTSVLDRLERAGHLHRDRSATDRRKVELRMHEQAREIGSAFFLPLGERLSEAWRELDDNERRTIARFLTLTIEATTEVRGRLTE; encoded by the coding sequence ATGAGCGACGCGGCTGACCAGGAGCGGATCGGTGATGAGGTGCTGGTCACCCTGGTCCGGCAGCTGACCGTGGAGTCCGACCGGTTCGCGGAGATGTTCGGCGAGGCGCACGGGCTGCACCGCACCGATCTGAACGCGCTCGCGGTGATCATGGACGCGGCCCGGCGCGGGGCGCCGATGAGCCCGAGCCGGCTGGCCGGGGCGCTGCACCTGAGCGCGTCGGCCACCACCTCGGTGCTCGACCGGCTGGAGCGGGCCGGTCACCTGCACCGGGATCGCAGCGCCACCGACCGCCGCAAGGTCGAACTGCGGATGCACGAGCAGGCCAGGGAAATCGGCTCGGCCTTCTTCCTGCCGCTGGGCGAACGGCTCTCCGAGGCGTGGCGGGAACTCGACGACAACGAACGCCGGACGATCGCGCGGTTCCTCACGCTGACCATCGAAGCGACGACGGAAGTCCGTGGCAGGCTGACCGAATGA